One Acinetobacter pullicarnis genomic region harbors:
- a CDS encoding DUF1176 domain-containing protein — translation MRSSTIVFATLLFGGLAENVYAQPIQALSFQHAEWELYCSNTGTCQAAGYQSDDGESLPVSILLRRQAGAKQPVQAEFALGSDYGETLQYSKLKNIHFYINNKDLGRIEVDGDEAPLMGILNTQQKNALLQQANQSVKIEFKNSDYAWRVSDQGMTAVLLKMDDFQKRVGTKAALVKKGPADESKVLAVQAKIVVKKVKTAEQVYLTIQPDAKQYKALHNKLMAARPKQQDGYDACEGIYDRGEPKSQAIDLYTLSNNKVLATTLCWRGAYNEGYGAWVLDRSLSGKVTYVTEMASDIGSGEIYASQKGRGIGDCWSMNQWIWDGQNFVHTIDRWTGMCKALAAGGVWNLDKIEAVVRE, via the coding sequence ATGCGATCTTCCACTATTGTTTTCGCGACTTTACTATTTGGTGGTCTAGCTGAAAATGTCTATGCGCAGCCTATTCAAGCGCTGAGTTTTCAGCATGCAGAATGGGAGCTATATTGTAGTAATACAGGAACTTGCCAAGCAGCAGGCTATCAATCAGATGATGGTGAGAGCTTACCCGTATCTATTTTATTGCGTCGCCAAGCGGGAGCCAAGCAGCCGGTGCAAGCGGAGTTTGCTTTGGGTTCAGATTATGGTGAAACCTTGCAATACAGCAAGCTTAAAAATATTCACTTTTATATCAACAATAAAGATCTTGGGCGAATTGAGGTTGATGGCGATGAAGCGCCATTGATGGGGATATTAAATACCCAGCAAAAAAATGCATTATTACAGCAGGCCAATCAATCGGTAAAAATCGAGTTTAAAAATAGTGATTATGCTTGGCGCGTTTCAGATCAAGGAATGACCGCAGTGCTATTAAAAATGGATGATTTTCAGAAGCGTGTGGGGACTAAGGCGGCTTTAGTCAAAAAAGGTCCAGCCGATGAATCTAAAGTTTTGGCAGTACAAGCCAAAATCGTGGTCAAAAAAGTAAAAACAGCCGAACAAGTCTATTTAACCATTCAACCAGATGCCAAGCAGTATAAAGCTTTACATAACAAGCTAATGGCTGCCCGTCCGAAGCAGCAGGATGGCTATGATGCATGTGAGGGGATTTATGATAGGGGTGAACCAAAATCTCAAGCAATTGATCTCTATACGTTAAGTAATAATAAAGTCTTGGCAACGACATTATGTTGGCGCGGTGCGTATAACGAAGGTTATGGCGCTTGGGTATTGGATCGCTCTCTCAGCGGGAAAGTTACATATGTCACTGAAATGGCAAGTGATATCGGCAGTGGTGAAATTTATGCATCACAAAAGGGCCGGGGTATCGGGGACTGTTGGAGTATGAATCAATGGATTTGGGATGGTCAGAACTTTGTGCATACGATTGATCGTTGGACTGGGATGTGTAAAGCCTTGGCGGCGGGTGGTGTGTGGAATTTAGATAAAATTGAAGCGGTGGTGCGGGAATAG